The sequence below is a genomic window from Nitrosomonas sp..
AATGCCTACAGCTATCAGGCAGCGATAGGTGTAATGGAGGAACGATTTGGAAAATAAAGTAGCATTGGTGACAGGCGCCAGTCGGGGTATAGGACAGGCTATTGCACAGAAACTGGGGCAACATGGCGCTACTGTAATGGGTACTGCGACGACTCAAAATGGTGCGGAAGCGATCGGCCAGTATTTGCACAGTGCAGGGGTTCGCGGTATGGGTGTTGTTTTGAATGTCAATGATACTGATCAAATCAACAGTGCGTTTGAGACTATTCGCGAGAAATTCGGTGAAATTGAAATTCTGGTCAACAATGCAGGTATTACCCGTGATAATCTCCTGGTGCGGATGAAGGATGAGGAATGGGACGATATCATGGAAACCAATCTTAAATCGGCTTTCCGACTAAGCAGGGCAGTACTTCGAGCCATGATGAAAGCACGTTATGGACGCATTATTAATATTTCTTCTGTTGTCGGTTCTATTGGAAATATAGGACAGACAAATTATGCTGCTGCCAAAGCGGGCATATTCGGTTTCAGTAAATCATTGGCGCGCGAAGTGGGAAGCCGTAATATCACGGTAAATTGTATTGCGCCGGGATTCATTGATACAGACATGACCCGTGCGCTCAGTGAAGCGCAACAACAAAGCCTGATCCAGCATGTGCCTTTGGGACGGCTGGGGCAATCGGAAGAGGTTGCTGCAGCGGTGGCTTTTCTTGCATCGTCTGCGGCGGGCTATATTACCGGTTCTACACTGCATGTGAATGGTGGTATGTATATGGATTAACAGGTTGTATGAATAATGATTGCAGGTATTTGTTTTTTAGTAATATTCCTGTAATATTTTTTTCTGCTGCAGGTATTGTTTCAGTTTATTTTCTTGTTTTGCAGAATTTTAAAATTTGTTAAAATACGAGATCTATTTCTTACTTAGAAGGAAGCATTTAAATGGAAAACATAGAACAGCGCATAAAAAAAATCGTAGCTGAGCAACTTGGTGTAAAAGAAGAGGAAGTAAAAAACGAATCATCATTTGTGAACGATTTGGGTGCAGATTCACTGGATACAGTGGAACTCGTGATGGCGCTAGAAGAAGAATTTGAATGCGAGATTCCAGACGAGCAGGCCGAAAAAATCAATACCGTCCAGGAAGCGATTGACTATGTCAGTGAGAACGCAAGCAATTAATTATATTACGTAATTCAACGGAGTCATTTTGTCCAAACGCAGGGTGGTTGTTACCGGGATGGGAATTGTCTCACCCGTTGGAAACACAATTTCAGGAGCATGGGAAAATATCGTGGCCGGCAAGTCCGGTATTTCCCGCATTACCCGTTTTGATGCATCAGCTTTTGCTTCTCAGATTGCCGGAGAGGTGGATGATTTTGATATCAGTGAATATCTTCCATCCAAAGAGGCGCGCCGGATGGATATTTTTATCCACTACGGTATGGCTGCAGCAACCCAATCAATCAAGGATGCGGGTATAGAAGATATATCCGAGCTGGAAGCCGAACGCATCGGTGTGAATATCGGTTCGGGCATTGGCGGTCTGCCGATGATTGAACATATGGATGAAGCCTATCATAAGGGTGGACCCCGAAAAATTTCGCCTTTTTTCATTCCGAGTACGATTATCAACATGATTTCGGGAAATCTATCCATAAAGTATGGGTATAAGGGCCCTAACATTGCAATCGTGACCGCATGCACGACAGCGACGCATAGTATCGGAAGTTCGGCACGGATGATTGAATATGACGATGCGGATATCATGATTTGTGGCGGCGCCGAGTCCTGTGTTACACCTTTGGCGATTGGGGGTTTTGCAGCTGCCAAGGCATTGTCGGTGAGTAATGATAATCCCGAGGCGGCGAGTCGGCCGTGGGATCAGGCGCGCGATGGTTTTGTGTTGGGCGAAGGTGCCGGCGTGCTGGTACTGGAAGAATTGGAGCATGCCAAACGCAGGGGTGCGACCATTTATGCCGAGTTGGCCGGTTTCGGCATGAGTGCAGATGCTTATCATATGACTGCACCGAGTGAAGATGGTGAAGGTGCTGCGCGTTGCATGATAAATGCGCTTAAAAATTCAAAGATTGATCTATCAGAAGTTGACTATGTCAATGCGCATGGCACATCAACACCTTTAGGTGATATTGCAGAGACCATTGCAGTAAAACGGTGTTTTGGTGAACATGCCAAGAAACTTGCTGTAAATTCAACAAAATCAATGACTGGACATCTGCTGGGTGCGGCAGGCGGTATTGAAGCCATTTTTTCTGCGTTGGCTATTTATCATCAAATTTCTCCACCGACAATCAATCTGGATAATCAGGATCCACAGTGTGACCTTGATTATGTCCCCAACGAAGCACGAAGAATGAATATTAATGTTGCATTGTCTAATTCCTTTGGATTTGGTGGCACCAATGGAACGCTAGTATTTCGAAAAATGTAACGTTTAATTTGATGGCGCATGCGTACGCTTAAACGCCTTTTCATTATTTTTTTAAGTTTCCTTCTTGTAGCCACTCTGATCTCGGGGTGGCTTTATCATCATTATCATCGCGATATCGTACTGCCAGAAATTCCCTATGAATTCTCGATTGATTCCGGTAGCAACCTGAAACAGATTGCCCGGAAATTGCATGATGCAGGCATTCTTCCCGATCAATGGTCTTTTATACTGCTGGCGCGCTACCAAGGTAAAGAGTCGGCAATCAAAGCCGGTGACTATTGGCTGACCGAAAATCTTTCACAAATTGCATTGCTGGACTATTTGATCAAGGGCGATATCCGACAGAATAAAGTCATGTTTGTGGAAGGTTGGACTTTTTCCCAATTCAGAACGGCATTGTATGATCATCCGGATATACGAAATACAACCGCCGATCTGAGTGATGCGGAAATCATGCAACTACTCGGTGCCAACGAAGAATTTGCCGAAGGCATGTTTTTCCCTGATACCTATTATTTTGTCAAAAACAGTACGGATATTGAAATTCTGCAGCGTGCCTATCAAACCATGCAGAACCATCTACAAGCAGCCTGGTTGGAACGCATGGATTCTCTGCCGCTGAAGTCGCCATACGAGGCGCTTATTCTGGCATCCATCGTTGAGAAAGAAACCGGCTTGGAAAGCGATCGTGCGGAGATTGCCGGCGTTTTTATCAATCGTTTGCGTATCGGTATGCGGTTGCAAACGGATCCGACCGTAATTTACGGTCTCGGTGATCAATTCGACGGTAATTTGCGCAAAAAAGATCTGCAAACAGACCATGCTTTTAATACCTATACCCGGGGAGGGCTGCCACCGACTCCGATTGCCATGCCGGGACTTGCATCGATATATGCAGCTGTAAATCCCGCCACGACAGATGCACTTTATTTTGTGGCGAAAGGCAACGGAGAGTCAAAATTTTCTACTAATCTGGCAGACCATAACCGTGCAGTAAACAAATATCAGAGACGGCGAAATAATTAATCATGGTGTTAAAACAAAAATTAGCATTTTGTGGCGCTGCATGACACAGTTTTCAATCGTAGTACCCACACTGAACGAATCAGAAAATATTGATTTATTGTTAACCCGGCTTTTCGCACTGAATATTCCATCGGACAATTTTGAAGTCATTTTTGTCGACGACAGTTCAAGCGACGGCACGCCTGACAAAATTCGCGCCTGGCAGAAGTATTCTAATATCCAACTGATCGAGAGGACCGGAAAACCGGATTTAACCACTTCCATTTTGACCGGTGCAGATGTGGCACGCAGCGATGTGATTGTAGTCATGGATGCCGATCTCAGTCATCCGCATGAACAATTAAATGCCCTAGTGACGCCCATACTGCAAGACGGCTACGATGTGGTTATCGGCAGCCGTTATATCAACGGCGGCAACACGCATAACTGGCCAGTTTATAGGCAACTGTTGTCGCGAATGGGGGGCTGGTTAGCGCGCCCGTTTTGCGATGTCAGTGACGCAACATCCGGTTTTTTTGCATTTCGCAAGGAATTGGCGGCAACTGTTTCCAAACAGGCTCATGGTTACAAAATTTTGCTCGAAATCTTGATGGCTAATGATGGCAATTTGCGCATCAAGGAAATACCGATCTGCTTTCGCGACCGTGTGCGTGGGACTTCAAAGCTATCGTTTTCTCATCAACTGGCTTATATGCAGCGCCTGATGACATTGGCGGGTGGTGCGGTAACCCGGCGTACAGCCGGACGTTTTGCGCTCGTCGGATTGCTGGGTGTAATGGTGGATATCCTTGTTTTCAAGTGGATGATTGATCATGAAGCCGGGCTTGCACTGGCGCATTTTGTCAGTTTTTTTGTTGCTGTGAGTGTGAATTATACGTTGAATGCAACCTGGGCATTCCGCCAGCAGCATGCCAGTTATCTACAATGGCACCGGTTCGGCCGTTTCTTAACGGTGGGCGTGCTTGCGCTTTTGTTGCGTGGCGGGGTACTGGCTTTGTTCGTTTATATTGGACATTTGCCGCCTTCACTCGCTATATTTCCCGCAATTATGACAACCGCGCTTGTTAATTATCTGGGTTCCGCTTTTTATGTTTTTCCGGACGAAAAGTATCGACCGTCACTCAATATACGCTGGCGGGTCGCAGCGATAGGCGTTGTTTCATTTTGTATCGTACTGCGTTTGATTTATCTGGGGCTTGCGCAATTGATTCCTGATGAAGCCTATTATTGGCAATATGCGCAACATATGGATTTGAGTTTTTATGATCATCCGCCCATGGTTGCGTGGCTGATCTGGCTGGGCACAGCGGTGCTGGGCGATAACGAGGCCGGCGTGCGTGCGGGTGCATTTGTGTGCAATCTGATCGCTCTGGGTTTTCTGTATGCTTACGCGCAGAACTTGTACGACAAGTCTACTGCAATGCGGGCGGTATTGCTGTTTTCCGTGTTACCGCTGGGATTTCTGTCCGGTTTCATAATGACACCGGATGCGCCGTTGGCTGCGACATGGATAGCAACGCTTTATTTTATGGAGCGAGCGTTGGTTGCGGGTCAGCGATCTGCATGGCTGGGGATGGGCATTGCATTTGGCCTGGGTTTATTGTCAAAGTATACGCTGGCTTTGCTCGGTTTGGCGGCGTTGTGTTATGTTTTGATCGATCCGGTCGCGCGTCGCTGGCTGGTTCGTCCGCATCCTTATCTCGCAGCTATTCTTGCATTGCTTATTTTTTCGCCAGTACTGATCTGGAATTTTCAGCATGAGTGGACCTCCTTTATGTTCCAGACAACTCGGCATGTGGCAGATCAAAGTCAGTTTTCAGTGCATTATTTTATGGTTTATATCATGATCCTGCTGACGCCCATAGGTTTCTTAGCCGCCATACTGGCGTTGCGCTCAAGCGGTTTTAAGGATGATGATGCGGTAAAACACATGTTGCCAGCAAGAAAACAGTTGTTTGTTCAGATTCTTACCGGCGTTCCGCTTTTTATTTTCTTCATTTTCAGTATTTTTGATCATCCGAAATTTCACTGGACCGGACCTGTCTGGTTTGCGGTACTGCCTTCTGTTGCAGCAATGATGGGTTATGCAACCAGCTCGGGCAAGTTGTCGGAATGGTTGCAGAAAACATGGCGGATTACTATTGCAGCTTGCTTGTTTGTCTATGCATTTGCCCTGCATTATCTTGTGCTGGGCATACCTGGATTACCGTATCACTTTTTTACCGAGCATTATTTCTGGCGCGAAACAACACTCGAAGTCGAGAAAATTGCTGAAGAAGTCAGGCAACAGACACAACAGGAGCCTATTATCGTCGGGATGAGCAAATGGTCGGTAGCCAGCAGTTTGTATTTTTATAACCATGCGCGCGGCAATCTGGATATTCGTTCGCGTAATTTATTTGGCGATAGTGGTGCGATGTATAACCTCTGGTTTCCATCGCAGCCACCTACCAATCGGCCAATTATCCAGATCGGTATGAAAGCGATTCAAATTGAGCGGATCAGGGACGGCGATAATTTGAAGCAAATGCTTGTTCAGCCAGGCGAAATTAAATATCGAATGATCCAGAGGGATGGTATATTACTGAGGCGTGTGTATTATCGTATTTCAAAAGGGTTTGGCGGAATACCGATTTGAAACAATAAGAATTTTGAGCAGGGTAGATTTTCTTTTCTTAATGCAGTGAATTGATCTACCGTTAAGTTACTTACCCATATTGGCCTAAAGAAGTAAACCAGAATTCGATATACGATGTTTTTCAAAACACAAATTTTTCTATTACTGCTTTTTCTGATGTTGACTCGAAGTCTGGCCGCAGCGAACAGCACGGATGCGCATGTAACGAAAGATCAAGATATTTTCGCAATGAGCCTCGAGGAATTAATGAATGTCGAGGTGGTCAGCGTATCAAAAAGATCGCAGCGCTTGAGCGAAGTTCCTTCTGCGGTTTTTGTTATTTCTGGCGAGGACATTCGTCGTTCGGGTGCGACAAGTATACCTGAAGCGTTGCGCATGGCGCCGGGTGTACAGGTTGCGAGAATAGGAACAGATAAGTGGTCTATCAGTATTCGTGGTTTTAACGGCCGTTTTTCCAATAAGCTGTTGGTTCTTATGGATGGGCGCAGCGTCTATACACCGCTGTCTTCGGGCGTCATTTGGAGTCAGCAGGATACATTCATTGAAGATATAGACCGAATAGAGGTTGTCCGTGGCCCGGCTGCGACGCTGTGGGGTGTCAATGCAGTCAATGGCGTCATTAATATTATCACCAAGAAGGCTGAGCAAACGCAGGGCGCACTGTTTACAGCCGGCGGCGGCAGCTTTGAACAGGGTTTTGTCGGCGCGCGTTATGGCGGGAAAATCAATGAAGATACCCCTTTTCGTGTTTATGCCAAAGGATTTATCCGGGACCATACCACAACACTGTCGGGTGCCAGCGCAAATGATAACTGGCATTCCGCAAGGGCAGGTTTTCGTGTGGATCATGTGCGTGGTAACGATGATTTCACCCTGCAGGGTGATATGTTTGTCAATGGTATTACTGATACTGTGATACCCCCCGTTTTATTACAATCGAATTCTAACCCGCATATCATAAATCGCAATGAGACCGGCGGTAATATTCGCTTGCGCTGGGATCGCAGTATTTCCGAGCGGTCCTCGATGATGCTGCAAACATATTATGACCGTGTGAGTAATCAACTTGCGCCTCAGGCCAAATACGTTGAAAGTTTTGATACCGAATTTCAGCATCGGTTTCCGTTGTTTGACAGACATGATCTGACCTGGGGGGTGAATTATCGTTTATTCAGTACGAATGCGCGCGATACATTGTTCACTACTTTTGTTCCCCGACAAGCGTCGAACTATTTTGTCAGCGGTTTTATTCGTGATGAAATCAGCGTGTTGCCGGACAAACTGAAGTTCTCGCTGGGCGTGCGTCTGGGTTATAACAATTTTAGCGGTGTCGAGGTGCAGCCGAATGCGCGTATTATGTGGACGCCGGATACCCGGAACTCAGTCTGGGCCTCAATATCACGTGCTGTTCGCACGCCTTCTCGCGGAGAACATGATGTGATAATTAATAACGGTGTTATCCCGCCTCAGCCCGATTTGACGGGCTCTTCGTTACCCATAATGCAAGCCATTCTTGGGTCGAATCGTTTTGGCTCTGAGAAGCTGATTGCCTACGAACTCGGTTATCGTCATCAATTTAACACGCATGCGTCTATAGATATCGCCGGTTTTTATAATGACTACAGCGATTTGCGCGACTTTGAAGTGGGTATGATCAGGACGGTCGCTGGAGCGCATCGCGATCTGATTCTTACGTTACTCCAGCAAGAGCATTTAATGCTGCCGGTATTTTTTAATAATCAGGGCTCTGCTCAGTCTTATGGCGCAGAAGTATCCATCGATTGGCGGCCTCATGAGCGATGGCGCTTGCAGGGGAATTACAGCTATCTGGAGATCGATACAAAATCAAATCCCGCCTTTGTTGAAATTGATGCTTCTACCGGCGGAGCGGGTAAAGCGAACCCGCGCCATCAAATGTCTCTGAGATCAAACTTTGATTTGTCCGAAAGGCTTCAGTTTAACCTCTGGCTGCGTTATGTGGATGATTTGCCTTTTTATAATATTTCAAATTATATAACCATGGATGCCAAAATGAGCTGGAAGCCGGTAAAAAATGTCGAATTTTTTCTCGTAGGACAAAATTTGTTCAGTGAGAATCACCGGGAATCGCAATCAGACTTTATTAATACCGTTGCATCACGCATTCCAAGAGGAATTTATACGGGGGTACGCTGGGATTTCTAGTTCCGGTAATGATTTTTTTCTGTAAGACCGGTTATCAAGCTCTGTTAATGCAATCTCTGTATTCAGCCGGAAAAATCCATAATACGCTTTTGCCCGTAGGAGTCAATGCTATACATTGACTGCTTTATGTCCGTTTCCTTATCCCTGAAAAAGCCATCAATCTTTCGCGCTTCATGTAAAACCCTGTAAAATTCGGCTATTCTGTCATTATTGGAGTTGCTGCAGGTTTTTTCATGAAGAAACATACTTTCCAGGAAATTATTTTTTCCTTGCAACAATACTGGGCCCGTCAAGGGTGTGCCATTCTTCAGCCCTATGACATGGAGGTTGGGGCGGGTACCAGCCATACCGCTACTTTTTTACGCGCGATCGGGCCGGAGCCATGGAAAGCGGCGTATGTCCAACCTTCGCGCCGTCCAAAGGATGGCCGTTATGGCGATAATCCCAACCGGTTGCAGCATTATTATCAGTTTCAGGTTGTATTCAAACCCGCGCCAAAAAACATCCTGGATTTGTATTTTGATTCATTGCGTGAACTCGGCTTCGATTTGCAGCAAAACGATGTACGCCTGGTTGAGGATGACTGGGAAAATCCGACACTGGGTGCCTGGGGATTGGGATGGGAAGCCTGGCTCAATGGCATGGAGGTTACTCAGTTTACGTATTTTCAGCAGGTCGGCGGTATCAACTGCAAACCGATTACCGGTGAAATTACTTACGGTCTGGAACGCCTGGCCATGTATTTGCAGGGTGTGGAGAATGTGTTCGACCTTGTATGGACAGAGGGACTGACTTACCGGGATGTCTATCACCAGAATGAGGTGGAACAGTCAATCTATAATTTTGAGCAGAGTGATTCTGACTATTTATTCCATGCATTCGCCAGTCATGAAACACAGGCTGAAAATTTGATCGAGCGCAAACTGGCGCTGCCTGCTTATGAACAGGTGCTTAAAGCCGCGCATACGTTTAACCTGCTTGATGCGCGCGGTGCAATTTCCGTCACTGAACGCGCTGCCTATATCGGCCGCATCCGCAACTTGTCGCGCAATGTGGCGCAGGCCTACTATGCCAGCCGGGAGAATCTTGATCCGCCGTTTCCAATGGCGCCACGTGAATGGGTCGCCCAAATGCCAAAATCCAGACCATCCACGGAATCGGTTGAGACAGCATGAACGACACGATGACGCAAAACTTACTCGTCGAGTTGCTGGTGGAAGAATTGCCACCCAAGTCACTTGAGAATCTGGCATTAAATTTTGCCGAATTGATTGAAACAAGCTTGCGGGACCATGGTTTGATTTCGGAAGGCACCAAAAATAAAAAAGTCTATGCCACTCCTAGGCGGCTGGCTGTTTGGATCGCTGATGTCGCGTCACAGGCTGCGGATAAGTCCGTTTCGCAAAAACTCATGCCGGTGAAGGTTGGATTGGATGAACACGGGAACCCCACGCCGCCATTGTTGAAGAAACTGGCCAATCTGGGTGCGGACGCTGCTGTTGTTTCACAACTGAAGCGTGTTCAGGACGGCAAAACAGAAACGTTATTTTTGGAGAGTGTTGTAACCGGAGTGAGCATAAAAGAAGGTCTGCAGAATGTGCTCGATATAGCCATCAATGCATTGCCGATCCCTAAAGTGATGACGTATCAACTGTCTGACGGCTGGGACAGTGTTAATTTTGTCCGACCCGCACATGGCCTGGTTGCGCTTCACGGCGCCGATATTATACCGGTAGCGGCGTTGGGGTTGTGTTCCGGGCGTGAAACCCAGGGACACCGCTTTGCGGCAAAAAACACAACCATACAGTTGCGGGATGCAGACAGTTATGCGCAACAACTGTTGACAGAAGGCGAAGTCATCGCCGGTTTTGAAGCGCGGCAGACTGAAATCATGCGCCAATTGAATGAAGCAGCTGCGCGAGAGAACCGGGTATTGCTGCAAGACAATGCTTTGCTCAGCGAAGTGACTGCGCTGGTTGAATTGCCCAATGTGTTGGTTGGACAGTTTGAGTCTGAGTTTCTTGAAGTGCCACAGGAATGTCTGATTCTGACGATGAAGGTTAATCAGAAATATTTTCCATTGATGGATTCCGATGGAAAACTGGCGAACAAATTCCTGCTGGTTTCCAATATCCGGCCATCCGATCCTGGCCTGGTGGTTGAAGGCAATGAACGGGTTGTGCGCTCACGTTTGGCCGATGCCAAGTTTTTCTTTGAGCAGGACCGAAAAAAAACACTGGAATCACGTCTGCCCGGACTTGATCATGTGGTATACCACAATAAACTGGGTACACAGGGCGAGCGTATCCAGAGGGTGCGCGTCATTGCCCGGTCGATCGCCTTGCTGCTCGGCGGTGAAACGCTCGCGGATGAAGCCGGTAAGACGTCGCTGTTAGCCAAAACGGACCTACTGACTGAAATGGTCGGTGAGTTTCCTGAACTGCAGGGTGTTATGGGCTATTACTATGCACTGCACGACGGACACAGCGAAACGATCGCGCATGCTATCGAGGACCATTACAAGCCGCGTTTTTCCGGCGATACGTTACCGCGCAATACTGTCGGTATCTGCGTTGCGCTTGCGGATAAACTTGAAACACTGACCGGTTTGTTCAGTATTAATCAGATTCCAACCGGTGACAAGGATCCGTTTGCATTGCGCCGCCACGCGTTGGGCGTGATTCGCATGCTGATTGAAAAAGAATTGCCCTTATCGTTGGATTTTCTGCTTAAGGAAGCCAGACTGGCGTTTGATGACAAGTACCCGGACGCAGCGGAATCCCCGTTGCAGTTTCTATACGATCGTCTGGCTGGTAGCCTGCGTGAACAAGGTTATCAGATACAGGAAATAGATGCTGTATTAAGTCTCTCGCCTAAAATGCTCCGTGACATTCCGAAAAGACTGGAAGCTGTACGGGCGTTTGAAAAGTTGCCCGAGGCAATCAGTCTCGCCGCCGCCAACAAGCGTGTAAATAATATTCTGGAAAAAGATTTCAGGGAAAAAGCCAACATTGGCTTGGGAAATCCTGGAAATATCCGGCTGGATACCGGGTTACTCAAAGAATCTGCTGAGCAGGCGCTTTATGAAAAACTGGAGACGGTAAAATCACAAGCTGATACCGCATTTGAGGCAGGCCGTTATACTGAGTCTTTGCAGGCACTGGCCGCGTTAAAGGCGCCGATCGATACCTTTTTTGACCAAGTGATGGTCAATATCGACGAAGCGGATTTGCGCGCAAACCGGCTTTGTTTATTAAACTTATTACATCAAGCCATGAATCGTGTGGCCGATTTATCCAAACTGGTTCGCTGATATGAAACTGATTATTCTTGATCACAACGGTGTCATTAACCAATGTAGCGAAACATTCATCAAAACCCCGGATGAATGGCAGCCTATTCCGGGCAGTATGGAAGCCATCGCACATTTGACGCATTCCGGCTATCGTATTGTTACAGCCACCAATCAGTCCGGTATCGGACGAGGTTTACTCGACATGGTGACTTTTAATGCGATTAACGACAAGATGTACAAGGCGGCTGCCCAAGTGGGTGGGCGTATTGATTCCATTTTTTTCTGTCCGCACACCGGTCATGACAAATGTAAATGCCGAAAACCGAAAACAGGCATGTTTGAGGAAATCATGCAGCGTTATGGTACGGATTTAAAGAATGTACCAGTCGTTGGTGATGCACTACGCGATTTGCAGGCAGCCGATGCAGTCGATGCATTACCCGTTCTGCTGTTGACCGGAAAAGGCAGGGCTACTCTGGAACAAGACGAATTACCCCCGCGAACACGGGTGTTTGATGACTTGTCTGCTGCAGTTGACGCGATTGTGGGACCGACTTGATGATGGCTTTGCTGCGTTCTACACTTTATATGCTGTTGCTTGTAATCATAACGCCGCCATACGCGATTTTTACGCTGGCCTGTTTTCCGCTCTCAGCGCATGCACGTTACCGGGTGACTTCAACGTGGACACGCATTATTCTATTTTTGTTGCATCATATTTGCGGCCTGCGTTACCGGATTCTGGGCGCGGAAAATATCCCAAAGACGCCGAGTATTGTGTTGTCTAAGCATCAGTCAGCCTGGGAAACACTGGCATTCCAGAAAATCTTTCCGCCGCAGGTATGGGTGCTGAAAAAAGAACTTTTGCGTATCCCTTTTTTTGGTTGGGGATTGGCCATGACAAGTCCGATTGCGATTGATCGCAGCGCAGGCAGGAGTGCTTTGGATCAAGTAGTTGACCAGGGTCAGGACCGATTAAAGAATGGTTTCTGGGTGGTGATTTTCCCGGAAGGTACGCGAATCCCGCCGGGCAAGAAAGGAAGATACCGCATTGGCGGTGCGTGGCTGGCTACGCATACCAATACACTTGTAGTGCCTGTGGCGCATAATGCAGGTGAATTCTGGGCAAGGAATGCATTTATAAAAAAACCAGGTGTCATTACCGTTAGTATCGGCAAACCGATCGACCCGACAGGAATGGAAGCCAACGCACTTAATGAACAGGTGGAAAACTGGATTGAAACCGAGGTGGCGCGCATCAGTCAAAGAAAAACGGCTGCGGTAGCAACCATTACCGATGATAACAAAGCCAACACCATGTAGTCATGTTGCAACGGATTTGTCTGGCAGGTCAGGCTATCGATTACCGGTTAAAGCGCACCCGACGCAGAACGATTGGCTTGAAAATTGACCATGAAGGGTTGCAGGTTTCTGTTCCGTTCGATTTTCCGCGTGGTTATCCCTATGCTCAAATTGATATGCTGTTACAGTCCAGAGCTGATTGGATACTCAAGAAGCTTGACGCATGGCAAAACAAAAAACAGTTGAATCATGCCGGGGCACTGCAGAACCAAGCGCTGTATCCTCTGCTCGGCGATTTATGGAGACCAGAGATAGAGATATCGGGTCAGATTCAAATGGTGCCTGTAGTGGGCAACGGGACAACAAAACCACCCGATTTGGCACTCCAGATTACCCCCGAACAATTGCAGAAATGGATTCATGCATGGTATCGGCAACAGGCCCTGATTTGTTTTGGCGAACGCATCGAGCTTTATGCGGATAAACTCGGGGTACCCAAACCGCCATTCAAGCTGTCAAAC
It includes:
- the fabG gene encoding 3-oxoacyl-ACP reductase FabG, with product MENKVALVTGASRGIGQAIAQKLGQHGATVMGTATTQNGAEAIGQYLHSAGVRGMGVVLNVNDTDQINSAFETIREKFGEIEILVNNAGITRDNLLVRMKDEEWDDIMETNLKSAFRLSRAVLRAMMKARYGRIINISSVVGSIGNIGQTNYAAAKAGIFGFSKSLAREVGSRNITVNCIAPGFIDTDMTRALSEAQQQSLIQHVPLGRLGQSEEVAAAVAFLASSAAGYITGSTLHVNGGMYMD
- the acpP gene encoding acyl carrier protein codes for the protein MENIEQRIKKIVAEQLGVKEEEVKNESSFVNDLGADSLDTVELVMALEEEFECEIPDEQAEKINTVQEAIDYVSENASN
- the fabF gene encoding beta-ketoacyl-ACP synthase II, which encodes MSKRRVVVTGMGIVSPVGNTISGAWENIVAGKSGISRITRFDASAFASQIAGEVDDFDISEYLPSKEARRMDIFIHYGMAAATQSIKDAGIEDISELEAERIGVNIGSGIGGLPMIEHMDEAYHKGGPRKISPFFIPSTIINMISGNLSIKYGYKGPNIAIVTACTTATHSIGSSARMIEYDDADIMICGGAESCVTPLAIGGFAAAKALSVSNDNPEAASRPWDQARDGFVLGEGAGVLVLEELEHAKRRGATIYAELAGFGMSADAYHMTAPSEDGEGAARCMINALKNSKIDLSEVDYVNAHGTSTPLGDIAETIAVKRCFGEHAKKLAVNSTKSMTGHLLGAAGGIEAIFSALAIYHQISPPTINLDNQDPQCDLDYVPNEARRMNINVALSNSFGFGGTNGTLVFRKM
- the mltG gene encoding endolytic transglycosylase MltG; protein product: MRTLKRLFIIFLSFLLVATLISGWLYHHYHRDIVLPEIPYEFSIDSGSNLKQIARKLHDAGILPDQWSFILLARYQGKESAIKAGDYWLTENLSQIALLDYLIKGDIRQNKVMFVEGWTFSQFRTALYDHPDIRNTTADLSDAEIMQLLGANEEFAEGMFFPDTYYFVKNSTDIEILQRAYQTMQNHLQAAWLERMDSLPLKSPYEALILASIVEKETGLESDRAEIAGVFINRLRIGMRLQTDPTVIYGLGDQFDGNLRKKDLQTDHAFNTYTRGGLPPTPIAMPGLASIYAAVNPATTDALYFVAKGNGESKFSTNLADHNRAVNKYQRRRNN
- a CDS encoding glycosyltransferase family 39 protein is translated as MTQFSIVVPTLNESENIDLLLTRLFALNIPSDNFEVIFVDDSSSDGTPDKIRAWQKYSNIQLIERTGKPDLTTSILTGADVARSDVIVVMDADLSHPHEQLNALVTPILQDGYDVVIGSRYINGGNTHNWPVYRQLLSRMGGWLARPFCDVSDATSGFFAFRKELAATVSKQAHGYKILLEILMANDGNLRIKEIPICFRDRVRGTSKLSFSHQLAYMQRLMTLAGGAVTRRTAGRFALVGLLGVMVDILVFKWMIDHEAGLALAHFVSFFVAVSVNYTLNATWAFRQQHASYLQWHRFGRFLTVGVLALLLRGGVLALFVYIGHLPPSLAIFPAIMTTALVNYLGSAFYVFPDEKYRPSLNIRWRVAAIGVVSFCIVLRLIYLGLAQLIPDEAYYWQYAQHMDLSFYDHPPMVAWLIWLGTAVLGDNEAGVRAGAFVCNLIALGFLYAYAQNLYDKSTAMRAVLLFSVLPLGFLSGFIMTPDAPLAATWIATLYFMERALVAGQRSAWLGMGIAFGLGLLSKYTLALLGLAALCYVLIDPVARRWLVRPHPYLAAILALLIFSPVLIWNFQHEWTSFMFQTTRHVADQSQFSVHYFMVYIMILLTPIGFLAAILALRSSGFKDDDAVKHMLPARKQLFVQILTGVPLFIFFIFSIFDHPKFHWTGPVWFAVLPSVAAMMGYATSSGKLSEWLQKTWRITIAACLFVYAFALHYLVLGIPGLPYHFFTEHYFWRETTLEVEKIAEEVRQQTQQEPIIVGMSKWSVASSLYFYNHARGNLDIRSRNLFGDSGAMYNLWFPSQPPTNRPIIQIGMKAIQIERIRDGDNLKQMLVQPGEIKYRMIQRDGILLRRVYYRISKGFGGIPI